The following are encoded together in the Streptomyces sp. NBC_01465 genome:
- a CDS encoding tetratricopeptide repeat protein, with the protein MAKESSRKARDEAPEPSVTAADTGNAQGTDDSTAVTGYRGPVPGTSGSAPASVHLSDTGNATGVSGGIAITGHVSIGTFVLQQRASQEPAPWPHQVGVIPSAARSFQQRAEADRLRTTVQHGGTAVLTQLLTGMGGVGKTQLAADYARAAWNDTSTTGRLDVLVWITASARSPIVTSYAQAGVELHRADPNDPEEAARAFLAWLTPKKAEAEPCRWLIVLDDVADPADLRGLWPPVSPHGRTLVTTRRQDAARVGPGCHTIEVGLFTQEEALTYLTTSLTGRDESADELTALAEDLGHLPLALAQASAYLIDNTGETVAGYRDLLADRTAALADTAPDPLPDDQALPLAAAWSLSIDRADTLRPAGLARPMLHLAALLDANGIPEIVLTSQPALAHLTAHRPRTGTDPAEKPAPVSARDAVRALGALHRLSLIHHSPTTPHQAVRVHQLVQRTVRDTLTPKERHQAAHSVADALFEVWPAVENDTILAQTLRANTTALVSSAEGALYQPDAHAVLFRSGTSLSNTGQAAAARDYYQRLADTIRGHLGPDHPDTLNARRDFALWRGHAGDAAGAAADFAVLQDDAVRVLGEDHPEIIQIRHELARWRGDAGDAAAAVTDLIKLLKDLEDALGPDHPDTLIGRAHLARWRGQAGDLAGAVADLTGLLEPMERVFGPDHTQVLSVRLNRASFRGKAGDAASAASDFAQLVKDYKRISGPNHYNTLNARWSLASWKEEAGDAAGASAVYAELLADRVQVLGADHPDIIHIRHRLANAYESAGDLERAIPLHEQNLTDALQILGEDHPDTLIYRNYLANAYVSAGDLERAIPLYEQNLTDAVRVWGADHPVTLTLRNNLAEAYVSAGDPGRAGALFERTLKDRVRVLGEDHPDTLVSRNRLAHVYEAAGDLERAMPLYERNLTDAVRVLGTDHLAPLIYRHKLAHVYASAGDLEQAIPLYEQNLTDAVRVLGEDHSDTFTIRNNLAEAYVSAGDPGRAVALFERTLKDRVRVLGEDHPDTLVSRNRLAHVYVSAGDLERAIPLYERNLTDAVRVLGEDHPSPLIYRHKLAHAYEATGHLEQAIPLYEQNLTDAVRVLGEDHSDTFTIRNKLAEAYVSAGDLERAVPLCERNLTDAMQVLGEDHPISVKARDNLITAFAKRNGGVGPS; encoded by the coding sequence ATGGCGAAAGAGTCATCGCGCAAGGCGCGAGATGAGGCGCCTGAGCCATCAGTGACCGCGGCGGATACCGGCAACGCCCAGGGCACTGACGACAGCACGGCCGTAACCGGCTATCGCGGTCCCGTCCCGGGAACAAGCGGCTCTGCCCCTGCCTCGGTCCACCTGTCCGACACCGGGAATGCGACCGGCGTCAGCGGCGGAATCGCCATCACCGGCCACGTGTCCATCGGCACCTTTGTCCTGCAGCAGCGAGCTTCCCAGGAACCGGCTCCATGGCCGCACCAGGTCGGTGTCATCCCGTCCGCCGCACGATCCTTCCAGCAGCGCGCTGAGGCGGACAGGCTGCGCACCACGGTCCAGCACGGCGGCACCGCCGTGCTGACCCAGCTGCTGACCGGCATGGGCGGCGTCGGCAAGACCCAGCTGGCCGCCGACTACGCCCGCGCCGCCTGGAACGACACCAGTACAACAGGCCGCCTGGATGTCCTTGTGTGGATCACCGCGAGCGCCCGTTCGCCCATCGTGACCAGCTATGCTCAGGCTGGCGTTGAGCTGCACCGGGCCGATCCAAACGACCCCGAAGAAGCCGCCCGCGCCTTCCTGGCCTGGCTCACTCCCAAGAAGGCGGAGGCGGAGCCGTGCCGGTGGCTGATCGTCCTGGACGATGTCGCCGACCCCGCCGATCTGCGTGGACTGTGGCCACCGGTCAGTCCTCACGGCCGCACCCTGGTCACCACCCGCCGCCAGGACGCCGCCCGCGTCGGCCCCGGCTGCCACACCATCGAGGTCGGCCTGTTCACCCAGGAAGAAGCCCTCACCTACCTCACCACCTCCTTGACCGGCCGCGACGAATCCGCCGACGAGCTCACCGCTCTGGCAGAAGATCTCGGACATCTGCCCCTGGCCCTCGCCCAGGCCTCCGCCTACCTCATCGACAACACCGGCGAGACCGTGGCCGGCTACCGTGATCTGCTGGCCGACCGCACTGCCGCCCTCGCCGACACCGCCCCCGATCCCCTCCCCGACGACCAGGCCCTGCCCCTGGCCGCCGCCTGGTCGTTGTCCATCGACCGAGCCGACACCCTGCGTCCGGCCGGCCTGGCTCGCCCTATGCTCCACCTGGCCGCCCTGCTTGATGCCAACGGCATCCCTGAGATCGTCCTGACCAGCCAGCCTGCCCTTGCCCACCTCACCGCACACCGCCCGCGCACCGGTACCGACCCGGCTGAAAAACCGGCCCCAGTCTCCGCCCGGGACGCCGTACGCGCCCTGGGGGCGCTGCACCGGCTCAGCCTCATCCACCACAGCCCCACCACCCCTCACCAGGCCGTTCGCGTCCACCAGCTCGTCCAGCGCACCGTCCGCGACACTCTCACCCCCAAGGAGCGCCACCAGGCCGCGCATTCCGTTGCCGACGCCCTCTTCGAGGTCTGGCCCGCGGTGGAAAACGACACCATCCTTGCTCAGACGCTGCGCGCCAACACCACCGCGCTCGTCTCCTCCGCCGAAGGCGCCCTCTATCAGCCCGACGCTCACGCAGTGCTGTTTCGCAGCGGCACCAGCCTCTCCAACACCGGACAGGCCGCCGCAGCCCGCGATTATTACCAGCGCCTGGCCGACACCATCCGCGGCCATCTCGGCCCGGACCACCCAGACACCCTCAATGCCCGGCGAGACTTCGCACTGTGGCGAGGGCACGCCGGGGATGCAGCCGGCGCCGCGGCTGACTTCGCCGTGCTGCAGGACGATGCGGTACGGGTACTGGGCGAAGACCACCCCGAGATCATCCAAATCCGCCATGAGCTCGCCCGATGGCGAGGAGATGCAGGGGACGCTGCCGCTGCCGTCACCGACCTGATCAAGCTGCTAAAAGACCTTGAGGATGCGCTGGGCCCAGATCATCCGGACACGCTCATCGGCCGCGCTCACCTGGCCCGGTGGCGGGGGCAGGCGGGGGACTTGGCCGGTGCCGTGGCCGACCTGACCGGTTTGCTGGAGCCGATGGAGCGGGTATTCGGCCCCGACCACACTCAGGTGCTCTCCGTCCGACTCAACCGAGCTAGCTTTCGGGGGAAGGCAGGAGATGCGGCCTCTGCCGCATCCGACTTCGCCCAGCTGGTGAAGGACTACAAACGAATAAGTGGCCCCAACCACTACAACACGCTCAACGCCCGGTGGAGCTTGGCCAGTTGGAAAGAGGAGGCTGGAGACGCAGCTGGTGCGTCTGCTGTGTACGCCGAGTTACTGGCCGACCGGGTGCAGGTACTGGGCGCCGATCACCCCGACATCATCCACATCCGCCACCGCCTCGCCAACGCCTACGAGTCGGCGGGAGACCTCGAGCGAGCCATCCCCCTGCACGAACAGAACCTCACAGACGCCCTGCAGATACTGGGTGAGGACCACCCCGACACCCTGATCTACCGCAACTACCTCGCCAACGCCTACGTGTCGGCGGGGGACCTGGAGCGGGCCATCCCCCTGTACGAGCAGAACCTCACGGACGCCGTGCGCGTATGGGGCGCCGATCACCCAGTCACCCTTACCCTGCGTAACAATCTAGCCGAGGCCTACGTGTCGGCGGGAGATCCGGGACGGGCTGGTGCCCTCTTCGAACGGACCTTGAAAGATCGGGTGCGCGTGTTGGGTGAGGACCACCCTGACACCCTCGTCTCCCGCAACAGACTCGCCCACGTCTACGAGGCGGCCGGGGACCTGGAGCGGGCCATGCCCTTGTACGAGCGGAACCTCACGGACGCCGTGCGCGTGTTGGGCACCGACCACCTCGCCCCCCTGATCTACCGCCACAAACTCGCCCACGTCTACGCGTCGGCGGGAGACCTGGAGCAGGCCATCCCCTTGTACGAGCAGAACCTCACAGACGCCGTGCGCGTGCTGGGTGAGGATCACTCCGACACCTTCACCATCCGTAACAATCTCGCCGAGGCCTACGTGTCGGCGGGAGATCCGGGACGGGCTGTTGCCCTCTTCGAACGGACTCTGAAAGATCGGGTGCGCGTGTTGGGTGAGGACCACCCTGACACCCTCGTCTCCCGCAACAGACTCGCCCACGTCTACGTGTCGGCGGGGGACCTGGAGCGGGCCATCCCCTTGTACGAGCGGAACCTCACGGACGCCGTGCGCGTGCTGGGTGAGGACCACCCCTCCCCCCTGATCTACCGCCACAAACTCGCCCACGCCTACGAGGCGACGGGGCACCTGGAGCAGGCCATCCCCCTGTACGAGCAGAACCTCACAGACGCCGTGCGCGTGCTGGGTGAGGATCACTCCGACACCTTCACCATCCGCAACAAACTCGCCGAGGCCTACGTGTCGGCGGGAGACCTGGAGCGGGCCGTCCCCCTGTGCGAGCGGAACCTCACGGACGCTATGCAAGTGCTAGGTGAGGACCACCCGATCTCGGTGAAGGCCCGAGACAATCTCATCACGGCTTTTGCCAAGCGCAACGGCGGCGTCGGACCGTCGTGA
- a CDS encoding alpha/beta fold hydrolase, whose protein sequence is MTNPVPALPLHDLAGFTHRWVDADGVRLHAVEGGRPDGPAVVLLTGFPQTWWAWRKVMPALADRFRVIAIDRPGQGNSEHPELSYDTHTVAAHIQAAVNALGVRDYWLAGHDIGAWVAFSLALNYESRLHGVALLDAGIPGITMPEAIPLDPALAFKTWHFAFHVVPDLPETLIAGREREYISWFLKTKSLAPDAFEEAELDHYGAALAVDGGLRAGLASYRDAAESARKNHAALEQRRLTVPVLGISSSHGSIPDMAASISPWAENVTGVIVPDAGHYIPEEQPEAVAAALTDFFSGC, encoded by the coding sequence ATGACCAACCCCGTCCCCGCCCTGCCTCTGCATGACCTGGCCGGATTCACGCACCGCTGGGTCGACGCCGACGGCGTCCGCCTGCACGCCGTCGAAGGCGGTCGGCCGGACGGACCGGCCGTCGTCCTGCTCACCGGGTTCCCGCAGACGTGGTGGGCCTGGCGAAAGGTCATGCCTGCTCTCGCCGATCGGTTCCGGGTCATAGCGATCGACCGGCCGGGCCAAGGCAATTCCGAGCATCCGGAGCTCAGCTACGACACGCACACGGTCGCCGCGCACATCCAAGCCGCTGTGAACGCTCTCGGCGTGCGGGACTACTGGCTCGCCGGGCACGACATCGGCGCCTGGGTCGCCTTCTCCCTCGCCCTGAACTACGAGAGCCGACTGCACGGGGTCGCGCTGCTCGACGCCGGAATTCCCGGTATCACCATGCCGGAAGCGATCCCTCTCGACCCGGCTCTGGCGTTCAAGACCTGGCACTTCGCGTTCCACGTGGTGCCCGATCTTCCCGAGACGCTGATAGCCGGCCGCGAGCGGGAGTACATCAGCTGGTTCCTGAAGACCAAGTCCCTCGCGCCCGACGCGTTCGAGGAAGCAGAGCTCGACCACTACGGTGCTGCCCTCGCCGTCGATGGCGGCCTGCGCGCCGGCCTCGCCTCCTACCGCGACGCCGCCGAGTCCGCGCGCAAGAACCACGCGGCACTCGAGCAACGGCGACTGACCGTACCCGTCCTCGGAATCTCCAGCAGCCACGGCTCGATCCCGGATATGGCGGCCTCCATCAGCCCGTGGGCCGAGAACGTGACCGGCGTCATCGTGCCCGACGCCGGTCACTACATCCCCGAGGAGCAGCCCGAGGCCGTCGCCGCCGCCCTCACCGACTTCTTCAGCGGCTGCTAG
- a CDS encoding HNH endonuclease, translated as MAPSEITRAGILQAIAEHDQLGPEAFRDAYGFHAAAIYFLQYEGKLYDSKAIAGVAHRYDFGRALKPSQLSGGLKHAVAWLRREGFTVVEPPKSFHRRVGDVRPARRATGPALHRPILLLWAIGQAMAGAPRLQPWSFTRDAFAPLLVKYGQAEDEAEGARYPFWALVRDDLWIVETADDLTLTSRGRRPTLESLNAVDPSGGLREDDYNLIRSQPEVAASAAAGLIIRYFHLLPAGLLEDFGLHDLLAGRWPDALRPLLGETFTDRDAIGRVHGGQKRAGIGCLADGILSVFSDDKGPYADGRIPDTTWIAYVSDGLSGDQKLTDGNELMAEHQVAGRPLRYWHKPFQGQWSFETWAVIVQRRLRWGTGDDKQPRREFLWVLAPIPSPERDTWPPEVREAVDADAGELHDDTGNYRLSDLTTDRDEPSDTGESDTEAYKRLAQKAEANAERRGQLKKPTLADKYVRDPSARGAVLTRCQNRCESPQCAGHPSERTKAGLPILQVDHVKDLAKGGPDVPSNMIALCPNCHALKTYGENREKLGRLLAATARRLHEEKLA; from the coding sequence ATGGCACCTTCTGAGATCACGCGTGCGGGCATCCTGCAGGCGATTGCCGAGCACGACCAACTCGGCCCGGAGGCTTTCCGGGACGCGTACGGCTTTCACGCCGCGGCGATCTACTTCCTCCAGTACGAGGGGAAGTTGTACGACTCGAAGGCCATCGCCGGCGTCGCCCACCGCTACGACTTCGGACGAGCGCTCAAGCCCTCACAGCTCAGCGGGGGCCTCAAGCACGCAGTGGCGTGGCTCAGGAGGGAAGGCTTCACTGTCGTGGAGCCGCCCAAGTCCTTCCACCGGCGGGTGGGAGACGTCCGTCCGGCACGTCGTGCAACCGGCCCTGCTCTGCATCGCCCCATCCTTCTGCTCTGGGCGATCGGACAGGCTATGGCTGGAGCCCCTCGCCTGCAGCCGTGGTCGTTCACTCGAGATGCGTTCGCGCCGCTGCTGGTGAAGTACGGCCAGGCTGAGGACGAAGCGGAGGGGGCTCGTTATCCGTTCTGGGCCCTGGTACGCGATGACCTGTGGATTGTTGAGACGGCGGACGACCTCACCCTGACCAGCCGAGGGCGGCGCCCCACCCTGGAATCTCTCAACGCAGTTGACCCCTCTGGAGGTTTGCGTGAGGACGACTACAACCTGATCCGCTCACAGCCCGAGGTGGCCGCGTCAGCGGCAGCGGGACTGATCATCCGCTACTTCCACCTACTTCCGGCAGGGTTGTTGGAAGACTTCGGCCTCCATGATCTGCTCGCCGGGAGATGGCCCGATGCGCTGCGTCCCCTGCTCGGAGAGACCTTCACAGACAGAGATGCCATCGGGCGGGTCCACGGTGGTCAGAAGAGGGCAGGCATCGGCTGTCTCGCTGATGGCATCTTGAGTGTCTTCTCCGATGACAAGGGGCCCTACGCCGACGGACGCATCCCCGATACCACCTGGATTGCCTATGTGAGTGATGGTCTGTCGGGCGACCAGAAACTCACGGACGGCAATGAGCTCATGGCCGAACATCAGGTCGCCGGACGCCCCCTGCGCTACTGGCACAAGCCGTTCCAGGGACAGTGGAGTTTCGAAACCTGGGCTGTCATCGTGCAGCGCCGACTGCGCTGGGGCACCGGAGACGACAAACAACCCCGCCGCGAGTTCCTCTGGGTCCTGGCGCCCATCCCCTCCCCAGAGCGCGACACCTGGCCCCCCGAGGTCCGTGAAGCTGTTGATGCCGATGCGGGCGAACTGCACGACGATACCGGCAACTACCGTCTGAGCGACCTCACAACCGATCGTGATGAGCCTTCCGACACCGGGGAGAGCGACACGGAGGCCTACAAGCGCCTGGCGCAAAAGGCGGAAGCAAACGCGGAGCGCCGGGGCCAGCTCAAGAAGCCCACACTGGCCGATAAGTACGTCCGCGACCCCAGTGCGCGAGGGGCCGTCCTCACCCGCTGCCAGAACAGGTGCGAGAGCCCTCAGTGCGCAGGCCATCCCAGCGAACGAACCAAAGCCGGGCTGCCGATCCTGCAGGTCGACCACGTCAAGGACCTGGCCAAGGGCGGGCCGGATGTCCCTTCGAACATGATCGCTCTGTGCCCGAATTGCCATGCCCTCAAGACCTACGGGGAGAACAGGGAGAAGCTCGGACGTCTCCTCGCAGCCACTGCACGCCGCCTGCATGAGGAGAAGCTCGCGTGA
- a CDS encoding barstar family protein: MTVRYVLDGSQVRTLEDFWRVAGESIGCGGYFGRNLDAFADCLGGGFGTPDSGDFRIEWRDHTVSRQHLGYPETARQLEMRLARCHPTNRSRVSAELAEARAGRGPTAFDWLVEIIEEELPGGLRLR, encoded by the coding sequence GTGACGGTGAGATATGTGTTGGACGGCAGCCAGGTCAGGACGCTGGAGGACTTCTGGCGGGTCGCCGGTGAGAGCATCGGCTGCGGCGGATACTTCGGACGGAATCTTGATGCCTTCGCTGACTGCCTCGGCGGCGGCTTCGGGACGCCAGACAGCGGCGACTTCAGGATCGAGTGGCGTGATCACACGGTCTCCCGTCAGCACCTCGGATACCCCGAGACCGCCCGTCAGCTGGAGATGCGGCTCGCTCGGTGTCATCCGACGAACAGGTCCCGTGTGAGCGCCGAGCTCGCAGAAGCCCGTGCTGGACGTGGCCCAACTGCCTTCGACTGGCTGGTCGAAATCATTGAAGAGGAACTTCCCGGGGGCCTGCGCCTTCGTTAG
- a CDS encoding Imm51 family immunity protein: MTITLHDLDGEHSLTLTAGDLAADAAVVGAGHEPNGYFWEGLVQFAWPDLAERLDFDSEGGMFCALGSLSDLTQLKTVLEPVISSLSSVREIVARAETAGFEFDD, from the coding sequence GTGACTATCACCCTGCATGACCTTGATGGTGAGCACTCGTTGACGCTCACTGCCGGCGACCTGGCCGCTGATGCGGCGGTGGTTGGCGCCGGACACGAGCCCAACGGGTACTTCTGGGAAGGTCTTGTGCAGTTCGCCTGGCCGGATCTTGCTGAGCGCCTCGATTTCGACAGCGAGGGCGGCATGTTCTGTGCGCTCGGGAGCTTGAGTGACCTCACGCAGCTCAAGACTGTCCTTGAGCCTGTGATCTCGAGCCTCAGCTCGGTTCGCGAGATTGTTGCCCGCGCTGAGACGGCAGGCTTCGAGTTCGACGACTGA
- a CDS encoding DUF6193 family natural product biosynthesis protein produces MSTESVVEKAWRLLLARDPSARRGDPEVIEAAAAEPRLRALFPFPSHGCLTFHRNTDFPWSNDLPFIAGEAPYKVYAMGYAELLGEAATAQEAAALLVAHLPEDCGPAVEGPWLQCNDYRPGP; encoded by the coding sequence ATGAGTACGGAATCCGTGGTCGAGAAGGCGTGGCGTCTGCTGTTGGCTCGCGACCCCAGCGCTCGCCGGGGCGATCCCGAAGTAATCGAGGCCGCGGCCGCCGAGCCACGTCTGCGTGCGCTGTTCCCGTTCCCGAGCCACGGCTGTCTCACCTTCCACCGGAACACGGACTTCCCCTGGAGCAACGACCTTCCGTTCATCGCAGGTGAAGCGCCGTACAAGGTGTACGCGATGGGATATGCGGAACTCCTCGGTGAGGCGGCAACCGCGCAAGAGGCTGCCGCGCTCCTGGTCGCCCATCTTCCAGAGGACTGCGGGCCGGCCGTCGAGGGGCCCTGGCTGCAGTGCAATGACTACCGTCCGGGCCCGTGA
- a CDS encoding DinB/UmuC family translesion DNA polymerase — MLRRLPAAEVVGAPRPVAPEQLARSVSGEHRFDHDELDPAEHRRALLALAQDLGARCRSDQQAAGGLSLTVRYADGTSTTRSRTLTGPTHHSRDLTDAATTLYDALGLQSLSPASSPSTWVTGSRC; from the coding sequence TTGCTGCGACGTCTACCTGCTGCTGAAGTCGTTGGCGCTCCGCGCCCCGTCGCCCCCGAACAACTCGCCCGCTCGGTCAGCGGCGAGCACCGCTTCGACCACGACGAACTCGACCCCGCCGAACACCGGCGCGCGCTGCTCGCCCTCGCACAAGACCTCGGAGCCCGCTGCCGCAGCGACCAACAAGCAGCCGGCGGACTGTCCCTGACGGTGCGGTACGCAGATGGCACCAGCACCACCCGCAGCCGCACCCTGACCGGGCCGACCCACCACAGCCGCGACCTTACCGACGCCGCCACCACGCTGTACGACGCGCTCGGCCTGCAGAGCTTGTCACCCGCCAGCTCACCTTCGACCTGGGTGACGGGAAGCCGCTGCTGA
- a CDS encoding TetR/AcrR family transcriptional regulator encodes MAGKKQFDMDTVLDAAMIQFWRSGYADTSLDDLSRATGLNRSSIYSSLGDKDALFLRCLDRYATRYGAKFDAALSCAAEDPVAAVRAFFDVTLRRIADPAVPDGCLMAQSVMASPALSPSVAEHVKELFGLQRPRLRTALKAGGMSDENAENFAVHVAAVNQSLAVMGRAGSSPEQLRAIVGVTLDALARAPRR; translated from the coding sequence ATGGCAGGCAAGAAGCAGTTCGACATGGACACGGTGCTCGACGCCGCGATGATCCAGTTCTGGCGCTCCGGCTACGCCGACACCTCGCTCGACGACCTGTCCCGGGCGACCGGCCTGAACCGCAGCTCGATCTACTCCTCGCTCGGCGACAAGGACGCGCTCTTCCTTCGCTGCCTGGATCGCTACGCCACGCGCTACGGCGCCAAATTCGACGCCGCCCTCTCGTGCGCGGCCGAGGACCCCGTCGCCGCCGTCCGTGCGTTCTTCGATGTCACCCTGAGGCGCATCGCCGACCCCGCCGTGCCCGACGGATGCCTCATGGCCCAGTCGGTCATGGCGAGTCCGGCGCTGAGCCCAAGCGTCGCAGAGCACGTCAAAGAGTTGTTCGGCCTCCAGCGCCCGCGCCTGCGCACCGCGCTGAAGGCCGGCGGAATGTCCGACGAGAACGCCGAGAACTTCGCCGTTCACGTAGCGGCCGTAAACCAGTCTCTCGCGGTGATGGGCAGGGCCGGCTCGAGCCCGGAGCAACTCCGGGCGATCGTCGGTGTGACCCTCGACGCGCTCGCGCGGGCGCCGCGCCGATGA
- a CDS encoding ATP-binding protein encodes MIDALGYLPLPGDGTSALFQVINQRYQKSSTILTTSVGIAKAHMLRRTRARWCLNSMGSKRIGRPPGRT; translated from the coding sequence GTGATCGATGCACTGGGCTATCTCCCGCTTCCGGGCGATGGCACTTCAGCCCTGTTCCAGGTGATCAACCAGAGGTATCAGAAGTCGAGCACGATCCTCACGACCAGTGTCGGTATTGCCAAAGCGCACATGTTGCGGCGAACCCGTGCGAGGTGGTGCCTGAACAGCATGGGTTCGAAACGAATAGGCAGGCCGCCCGGGCGGACGTAG
- a CDS encoding NADAR family protein — translation MIGNKTTHRTVDGVRIPGTWRHAFIRNGGTHFLTDLFIYADGLIDCWELVTLEEFQNKLDSGWVATTLPDGAKASAFELASWTFSEPHSHLTPDLLVAEIRDTIDQLNGRPDSTGRCLAAVDTFLADRTEANRAAARNAFLAIPISQRRYALGDMDSKDWPLRVLVAGPGGETYIPAEGPIMQEDYDRAVAYFEERARWVAERATRAPADGPVTSFAPAIKLYHTYPSKPVDAPGFRGLRNDYPAPIVVGEAGYPSAAHAYWALSVADPEVRTAIATAETHAAARKSATAAAQREGWQHARTAVMTDLLRAKYHQHPDLAEILLTTNDATVIYDDADSGFWGDNAGRGRNWAGRLLELVRSELQAQQAGITGL, via the coding sequence ATGATCGGTAACAAGACAACTCACCGCACGGTGGACGGTGTTCGCATACCCGGCACCTGGCGCCACGCCTTCATCCGCAACGGCGGCACGCACTTCCTCACCGACCTGTTCATCTATGCCGACGGGCTCATCGACTGCTGGGAACTGGTCACCCTTGAGGAGTTCCAGAACAAGCTCGACAGCGGCTGGGTAGCCACCACCCTGCCCGACGGCGCCAAGGCATCCGCGTTCGAACTGGCCAGCTGGACCTTCAGCGAGCCCCACAGCCACCTCACCCCCGACCTGCTGGTCGCCGAAATACGAGACACCATCGACCAACTCAACGGGCGCCCGGATTCAACGGGCCGGTGCCTCGCCGCCGTCGACACCTTCCTCGCCGACCGGACCGAGGCAAACCGCGCCGCAGCCCGCAACGCCTTCCTGGCCATCCCGATCTCGCAGCGCCGCTACGCACTGGGCGACATGGACAGCAAAGACTGGCCGCTGCGGGTGCTGGTGGCGGGACCCGGCGGCGAAACGTATATCCCGGCCGAGGGGCCGATCATGCAGGAGGACTACGACAGGGCCGTCGCCTACTTCGAGGAACGGGCACGATGGGTTGCTGAACGGGCCACACGCGCCCCGGCAGACGGACCCGTGACCTCCTTCGCCCCGGCGATCAAGCTGTACCACACGTATCCGAGCAAACCGGTCGATGCCCCGGGATTCCGGGGCCTGCGCAACGACTACCCGGCCCCGATTGTCGTCGGCGAGGCCGGCTACCCATCTGCCGCCCACGCCTACTGGGCGCTGTCAGTCGCTGACCCCGAGGTCCGGACCGCGATCGCCACGGCAGAGACCCATGCCGCCGCACGCAAGTCCGCGACCGCGGCAGCACAGCGTGAGGGCTGGCAGCACGCCCGCACCGCGGTGATGACGGACCTCCTGCGCGCGAAGTATCACCAGCACCCCGACCTGGCCGAGATCCTCCTGACCACGAACGACGCCACCGTGATCTACGACGACGCCGACTCGGGCTTCTGGGGGGACAACGCCGGACGCGGCCGCAACTGGGCAGGCCGACTCCTCGAACTCGTCCGCTCGGAGCTACAGGCACAGCAGGCCGGCATCACAGGCCTGTAA